AAGTCGCCGATCGCGCCGCTCGGCCTGTCGAACGGCGCCCGCGCCGGCCTGACCGGCTTCGTCGCCGGCGTCTCGCGCCAGTTGGCCGAGCACAACGTCACCATCAACAATCTGCTGCCTGGCGCCTTCGATACCGACCGCATTCGCGTGCCGGTGCGCGCCATGGCCCAGCAGCAGGGCCGAAACGAGGACGACGTGATGGCGGGCATGCTCAGCACGATTCCCGCCCACCGGCTCGGTACGCCATACGAGTTCGGCGAAGCCTGTGCGTTCCTGTGCTCGGCGCAGGCGGGCTACTTCGTCGGCCAGAACCTGCTGATCGACGGCGGGCAGTTCAACTCGACGATGTAGGCGATCCGGCGCCCGATCCGGGCGCCGGCGTCCACCGGGGCGCTGCGCCCTATGCGTCCTCGAAGAATTTCTGGCGGATCTTGCCGCCTGGTTCGTAGACCGAAGTGTTTCTGCCAACCTCGTACATCCGGTTCCAGGAACCGGTCGGCTTCAGCGGGCCGAAGATCTGGCGCATCTGGTCGTAATAATGATGCGCGAAATGGGCGTGCAGCGACGCGTGGTCCTCCCACAATTCGTGGATGGTGATGCGGTTGGGCACGCAGGGATCGGCGGCGAAGCAATATTCCAGGCAGCCCGGTTCCTCGGTGCGCGTCTTCAACTGCACGGGCGCGCACAGCCGGACGGCCTCGTCGCGCGTGGCCTCGTCTGCGAAATCGATGGTGGCGTGGATGATGACCTGCGGCATGTGAACTCCCCGTGTTTTCTTGCGACTGAGTGGATTAAGCGAGCGGCGGACCCGCGCGCAAGAGTTTTGCGCGGAAATCCGCCGACGCCATGAAATGCGGTCGTCTAGGCGTGCTCGGACACTGGCTTGCGGGCAGTTGACGCCTCGTCCACCGGGTCGCGGGTCCAGCGGTTGTGTGACGGGCCTTCCCGGCCGCGTGCGGCGCCCTTGTGCTCGGGATAGACCGTGGCGGTGTAGAAGTCGCCGTGGTCGTCCACCGCCAGCTGGTGAATGTAGATCGCCAGGTTCTCGTGCCGCTCGAGGATTTCGAAGGTGGTGGCGTCCATCACCACCAGGTCGTGATACTCGTCGCTGGCATAAATGCGGTTGCCCTTCACCAGGATGCTGAGCGGGGTGATGTGGGTCCATTCCTCGAGGAAGTTGCCGTCCGGGTCGAACACCTGGATGCGGCTCTTGCGATCGGGGTCCTTTTCGCGGCGTTCCTCGGCGATCTGGCCGGGGACGGTCATGTAGGCATGCATGTCGCCGCCGCGGAAGTCGACGACCAGCAGCCGGCCGTCGGGCGTCTGCGCCACGGCATGGGGCGAGTTGAATTGTCCCGGCGCATTGCCCCAGCCGCCGATCTCCTTGATGTACTCGCCTTCGGGCGTGAACCAGATCATGCGGGCGTTCCAGTAACCGTCGGTGACGACGATGTTGCCGTTCTTCTGCACCTCGACGCCGGTGGGACCGTTGAACTCGTACGGTCCCTTGCCCGGCTTTCCCAGGGTGCCCAGGCTCAGCACCAGCTGGCCGTCCTTGGTGTACTTCTTGACCATGTGGCCGTCGCGGTCGACGGTCCAGATGTGGCCGTCGATGAAATAGATGGTGTGCGCGCCCAGCGCGAAACCCGGCTCGTCGGATGGGCCCCACTTGCCCAGATAGTTGCCGTCCCGGTCGAACATCGAGACGCTGCTCTTGCCCATCTTGGCGCTCATCGCCAGCGGGTGGGCGGCCCAGTGCTCAAGATCACGGGTGAACAGGTAGATGATCCCGTCGTCGTCGACGGTGACGCCCGAGCCCATCTCGAAGACCATGTCCTCGGGATATTTCGGCCATTCCGGCACCCGCCGGTAGTATTTGTTGTCGCTCATGTCATTTCCCCGTTTTTCCGATGTCACTGTAGCGTGTCAGCCCATTCGCCGACAGCCGCCGCATCATCGGTGCTGAATACCTTTGCGGCGCTCGAGACGCCATCCTCCGGCGGCCTGGTCGTCGAAGGCCCGCGGCAGCGAAAGCAATTGTGCAACGGTGCCGAATTTATGCGCAGTAAGCCGCTCAGGCAACAGGCGCTGTTCAGCACGCGTTGACATCCGCCGCCGCCATGCCGATGCTCCGCAGGGCAATTCAGGGAGGATGCTTCTCATGGCCATGATCAGCTACTGCACAGTCGGGTCGAACCGTCTGGAAGACGCCAAGGCGTTCTACGACGCATTGCTTGCAACCATCGGCATGAAGCCGCGATTCGAGCATCCGTCTGGCGGGAGGCTCTATTCGGGCGATGCCGGCATGTTCGGCGTGCTGGGACCGTTCGACAAGCAGCCGGCCACGGTCGGCAACGGCTCCATGGTGGGCTTCAGCCTCGATACGCCGGAAGAGGTGGCGGCGTTCCACGCCAAGGCGCTCGAACTCGGCGCGACCACGGACGGCGATCCCGGCGAACGTGCGCCCGGCGCCTATTTCGCCTATTTCCGCGACCTCGACGGCAACAAGCTCTGCGCCTACAAGTTCGGCTAGCCGTCCAGCGGAATTCGGGATGAGCCGCGCGGATTTCGACAGGTTGGCGGAGCGGCTGCGCAACTGGGGCCGTTGGGGCGACGACGACCAGCGCGGCACGCTCAATCACATCGGACCGGAGACGCTGAAGAACGCCGCGGCGACGGTGCAGTCCGGCAAGCTGTTCAGTCTGGGCCTGAATTTCGACAGGGACGGGCCGCAACTGGGCGCCGGCCGGTTCAATCCCAGGCTTTATCCCACCGATCTGTTCACCCCGCTCAATCCGGCCCATCCCAGCGCCGTCTATTCGGACGATGTCATTCACATGCCGCTGCAGGCAGCGACCCAGTGGGACGCGCTCTCCCATGTCCACTATGACGGTGTGCTCTACAACAACTGCAAGGCGTGCGACACGTTGAGCACCAAGGGTGCGTCGCGGCTGGGCATCGAGCACCTGGCTGCACCGGGCATCATGTCGCGCGGCGTCCTGCTCGACATCCTTCGCCTGAAACGCGCCGACCGGCTGCCGGACGATTACGCCATTACCGTGGACGACCTCAATGCCGCCTGCGCGGCGCAGGGCGTGACGATGATGACCGGCGACATCGTCCTTGTTCGCACCGGGCACATCCAGCGCTTCACGCTTGAGCGCGACCGGTCGGCGTTCAACGGCACCCAGCCGGGCCTC
The window above is part of the Emcibacter sp. SYSU 3D8 genome. Proteins encoded here:
- a CDS encoding antibiotic biosynthesis monooxygenase, translated to MPQVIIHATIDFADEATRDEAVRLCAPVQLKTRTEEPGCLEYCFAADPCVPNRITIHELWEDHASLHAHFAHHYYDQMRQIFGPLKPTGSWNRMYEVGRNTSVYEPGGKIRQKFFEDA
- a CDS encoding VOC family protein — encoded protein: MAMISYCTVGSNRLEDAKAFYDALLATIGMKPRFEHPSGGRLYSGDAGMFGVLGPFDKQPATVGNGSMVGFSLDTPEEVAAFHAKALELGATTDGDPGERAPGAYFAYFRDLDGNKLCAYKFG
- a CDS encoding cyclase family protein gives rise to the protein MSRADFDRLAERLRNWGRWGDDDQRGTLNHIGPETLKNAAATVQSGKLFSLGLNFDRDGPQLGAGRFNPRLYPTDLFTPLNPAHPSAVYSDDVIHMPLQAATQWDALSHVHYDGVLYNNCKACDTLSTKGASRLGIEHLAAPGIMSRGVLLDILRLKRADRLPDDYAITVDDLNAACAAQGVTMMTGDIVLVRTGHIQRFTLERDRSAFNGTQPGLSPACAEWVHDHSLAAVCADNLAVEVMTPQAWQSDMPLAFHMLCLRDMGCPLGELFNLDALAADCAQDGRYSFLLSAPPIPFTNAVGSPVNPLALK